One genomic window of Moorella glycerini includes the following:
- a CDS encoding MFS transporter: protein MSLATGALPQDTAKKVAEISARIERLPLCWFHYKMLLIHGFGWAFDAFDVGIVTFVVTALAKDWNLTSGQIGVILSAGLAGMLVGAIISGYVADIFGRKKIFQITLLIFCVFSLLCAFAQNYSTMVIFRFFTGMGLGGETPVVSSLFGEFIPAKHRGKIQGQLNTFWAIGWLGAAVISYFIIPSYGWRLAFIAGALPAFFIWIIRIWLPESPRWAANRGLLDKAEELIRQIEDEVRNITRQELPPVEKIAQLPDTEKISVGVLFSPKYIKRTIMLWVLWFFGMFGYYGLFSWLPTLLVKSGYSMVKSFSYLVFMQIAYIPNQVLSAFLMDKLGRKWLLFTNLILSACSAIAYGIVLNGQPGSGVIILVGVITSWFVSGVWGITYTYTPELFPTRIRATGTGSASACSRVGSMLAPIVVGYSLAAVGVQGVFAIVGAAFAIAALFVATMGVETRQKVLDEV, encoded by the coding sequence ATGAGTTTAGCTACAGGAGCGTTACCTCAGGACACCGCCAAAAAGGTAGCAGAAATCTCCGCACGTATTGAACGGCTGCCATTATGCTGGTTTCATTACAAGATGCTTCTTATCCATGGTTTTGGGTGGGCCTTTGACGCCTTTGACGTTGGCATCGTAACTTTTGTCGTTACCGCTCTTGCCAAGGACTGGAACCTGACTTCAGGTCAGATCGGGGTAATTTTGAGTGCTGGCCTTGCGGGCATGCTTGTTGGCGCTATTATATCTGGCTATGTCGCGGATATTTTTGGTCGCAAGAAGATATTTCAGATCACCCTATTGATATTCTGTGTATTCTCCCTCCTTTGTGCCTTTGCTCAGAACTATAGCACTATGGTGATATTCAGGTTCTTTACTGGTATGGGGCTGGGGGGCGAGACACCGGTAGTTTCATCGCTTTTTGGTGAGTTTATTCCGGCCAAGCACCGGGGTAAGATTCAAGGGCAGTTGAACACTTTCTGGGCTATCGGTTGGCTGGGCGCAGCTGTTATTTCGTATTTTATTATTCCGAGTTACGGCTGGCGCTTGGCCTTTATCGCCGGTGCGCTGCCAGCTTTCTTTATTTGGATAATCCGGATATGGCTGCCCGAGTCTCCCCGCTGGGCTGCCAACAGGGGCCTGTTAGATAAAGCGGAAGAGCTTATCCGTCAGATTGAGGATGAGGTAAGGAACATCACTAGGCAAGAACTGCCACCGGTAGAAAAAATCGCTCAGCTGCCCGATACAGAAAAAATCTCAGTTGGTGTATTATTCTCGCCCAAGTATATTAAAAGAACCATTATGCTATGGGTGTTATGGTTCTTTGGCATGTTCGGCTATTACGGGTTGTTTTCCTGGCTACCGACGCTGCTGGTTAAATCCGGATACTCTATGGTCAAGTCCTTCTCCTATTTAGTCTTTATGCAGATTGCTTATATTCCTAACCAGGTGTTGAGCGCTTTCTTAATGGATAAGCTTGGCCGTAAATGGCTGCTGTTCACCAACCTCATCCTGTCTGCCTGTAGCGCTATAGCTTACGGTATTGTTTTGAATGGTCAACCCGGGTCTGGCGTCATTATTCTTGTCGGCGTAATAACATCATGGTTTGTATCCGGCGTATGGGGCATCACTTATACTTATACCCCTGAGCTTTTCCCTACCAGGATCAGGGCAACAGGTACCGGCAGCGCCTCCGCGTGTTCGCGCGTTGGTTCCATGCTCGCCCCAATTGTTGTTGGGTATAGCCTTGCGGCAGTGGGTGTGCAGGGGGTATTTGCTATCGTTGGCGCTGCTTTTGCCATTGCAGCTCTTTTTGTCGCTACTATGGGTGTAGAAACCAGGCAGAAGGTGCTGGACGAGGTATAA
- a CDS encoding MFS transporter, with translation MAAETVSMEKRVPNKVLWHILPLTILGMAVAYVDRTNISFAALQMNKDLGLSAAAYGLGAGLFFIGYFIFEVPSNMIMVKVGARVWLARIMITWGIVTIATGFVHNAATFYVLRFLLGAAEAGFFPGCLLYATYWTTQRERAFMSGSFLAGGQVGSLIGAPLAGWILSATHGAIGLPGWRWLFIIEGAMAVVMAIIFMSALDNRPEEAKWLEPEEKTWLLERLKADREAAGGPRQEHENLASALRLLWNPRFLFYSFVYFVCMLVSWGLVFWTPLVFKGVAQYLTTVQIGWLGALPPLALITTMTLWSRHSDLTNERHWHFTIGASVCAIGIIMLINAHTLAMTVGGMSLAFLGMGGTTPILWAHFNKGLGTAESAVGLAMINSIGNLGGFVGPYLMGAFKDATGGYVGGMWVFLVLLVLIIFIMQPSFMGAARASRVGSGGKSGDLPN, from the coding sequence ATGGCAGCCGAAACAGTAAGCATGGAAAAAAGGGTGCCCAATAAGGTTCTGTGGCATATCCTGCCCCTCACGATACTAGGTATGGCGGTGGCCTACGTGGACCGCACGAATATCAGCTTCGCCGCCCTGCAGATGAACAAGGACCTGGGATTATCTGCGGCAGCCTACGGGCTGGGTGCGGGCCTGTTCTTTATCGGTTATTTCATCTTTGAGGTCCCGAGCAATATGATCATGGTCAAGGTAGGTGCGCGGGTCTGGCTGGCAAGGATCATGATCACCTGGGGAATCGTCACCATAGCCACGGGCTTTGTCCATAACGCTGCAACCTTCTACGTTCTCCGCTTTCTCTTGGGTGCGGCAGAAGCCGGGTTCTTCCCGGGTTGCCTCCTTTATGCCACCTACTGGACGACACAAAGAGAACGAGCCTTTATGTCCGGGTCCTTCCTTGCCGGCGGTCAGGTGGGGTCCCTCATCGGCGCCCCACTGGCCGGCTGGATCCTGAGCGCGACCCACGGAGCCATAGGGCTCCCCGGATGGCGCTGGCTGTTCATCATCGAAGGAGCCATGGCCGTCGTTATGGCCATCATCTTCATGTCCGCGCTGGACAATCGCCCGGAAGAGGCCAAGTGGCTGGAACCAGAAGAAAAGACGTGGCTTTTGGAACGCCTCAAGGCGGACCGGGAGGCTGCGGGGGGCCCAAGGCAGGAACACGAAAACCTTGCTTCCGCCCTTCGCCTCCTGTGGAATCCGCGCTTCCTCTTCTATTCCTTCGTCTATTTTGTCTGTATGCTGGTTAGCTGGGGCCTCGTCTTCTGGACACCGTTGGTTTTCAAGGGCGTGGCTCAATACCTGACCACCGTGCAGATCGGCTGGCTGGGAGCACTTCCCCCCCTGGCGCTTATCACCACCATGACGCTTTGGAGCCGGCACAGCGACCTGACCAATGAGCGGCACTGGCACTTTACTATCGGCGCCAGCGTATGCGCTATTGGAATCATCATGCTCATCAATGCCCATACCCTGGCTATGACGGTAGGAGGGATGTCCCTTGCCTTCCTGGGCATGGGCGGAACCACACCGATTCTATGGGCCCACTTCAACAAGGGACTGGGTACCGCGGAAAGTGCCGTGGGTCTGGCCATGATCAACTCCATCGGGAACCTGGGGGGCTTTGTGGGACCCTACCTCATGGGGGCCTTCAAGGATGCCACGGGTGGTTACGTGGGAGGCATGTGGGTATTCTTGGTGTTATTAGTGCTGATTATTTTCATAATGCAGCCCAGCTTCATGGGGGCGGCCCGGGCAAGCCGGGTGGGGTCCGGCGGGAAAAGTGGCGACCTGCCCAATTAG
- a CDS encoding FAD-dependent oxidoreductase — MFSPTIITDVAIIGGGLAGMYAALAAKKRGCKVIIICKERVGRSGASLIAQTVHRVAYSTELDLDRY; from the coding sequence ATGTTTAGTCCTACTATTATAACAGATGTTGCTATTATAGGTGGTGGTTTAGCAGGGATGTATGCTGCATTAGCAGCTAAAAAAAGAGGATGTAAAGTTATTATTATATGCAAAGAAAGGGTGGGACGTTCTGGAGCTTCATTGATAGCTCAGACTGTTCATAGGGTAGCTTATTCGACGGAACTCGATTTAGATAGATATTAA
- a CDS encoding ketopantoate reductase family protein, translated as MHLVVLGAGALGTLFGVKAWEGGARVTLVAREAHARAINEKGVFLTGPLGGDRYASGEGLRAVTDIAQVEGDIDYLLVTVKDKDMATALESVRPVRDRVKTVFSFQNGITHEERLAEVFGWEKVIGGVTIEGADMPAPGVIEYALASTSYFGEFDGSRSERVEALAEVFRRGGMSIETITEIKVAKWTKFVQICAASGVCGATRLGYAPAVRTLAGAQLYVHMVKEGVAVMRAQGLEPGNYFINVARIKEVGNLPLVEAVELVRTMAEALYQKGFHGNTSLARDLERGKKTEVDALMGTMYRIGERLGVPTPTVRAVYWTIKAADEYAR; from the coding sequence ATGCATCTTGTCGTCCTTGGCGCCGGGGCCCTGGGGACCCTCTTTGGGGTGAAGGCCTGGGAGGGCGGCGCCCGGGTCACCCTGGTGGCCCGGGAGGCCCATGCGCGGGCCATCAATGAGAAGGGGGTGTTCCTGACCGGTCCTTTGGGCGGCGACAGGTACGCCAGCGGCGAAGGGCTGCGGGCGGTCACGGACATTGCCCAGGTAGAAGGCGACATCGATTACCTGCTGGTGACGGTCAAGGATAAAGACATGGCTACGGCCCTGGAAAGCGTTCGCCCCGTTCGCGACAGGGTGAAAACCGTATTTTCCTTCCAGAACGGCATTACCCACGAGGAAAGATTGGCCGAGGTCTTCGGCTGGGAAAAAGTTATCGGTGGTGTCACTATCGAAGGAGCGGATATGCCCGCGCCGGGGGTGATCGAGTATGCCCTGGCTTCCACCAGCTATTTCGGGGAATTTGACGGTTCCCGCAGCGAGAGGGTAGAAGCCCTGGCCGAGGTCTTCCGCCGGGGTGGGATGAGTATCGAGACCATCACCGAGATCAAGGTCGCCAAGTGGACCAAGTTCGTCCAGATTTGCGCCGCTTCGGGTGTATGCGGCGCCACCCGGCTGGGTTATGCACCGGCGGTGCGCACCCTGGCCGGGGCCCAGCTATACGTGCATATGGTGAAGGAAGGCGTGGCGGTAATGAGAGCCCAGGGCCTGGAGCCTGGCAACTACTTTATCAACGTGGCCCGGATCAAAGAAGTAGGAAACCTGCCCCTGGTGGAAGCCGTCGAGCTTGTACGTACCATGGCCGAAGCCTTGTACCAGAAGGGCTTCCACGGCAACACTTCCCTGGCCAGGGATCTGGAACGTGGGAAAAAGACGGAGGTGGACGCCTTGATGGGGACCATGTACCGGATCGGGGAGCGGCTGGGGGTGCCAACCCCCACGGTCCGGGCCGTATACTGGACTATCAAGGCCGCCGACGAGTATGCCAGGTAA
- a CDS encoding aminotransferase class IV has protein sequence MPAAIVYFNGSLQPLAGTAISPADPGFLYGAGLFETIRIEKGRALFLAEHLQRLTSSARRLGWPVPETSGLPAAMQATIAANQVTTGRGRLNFFQGCQGYNLMFTAENGLPYTLEDYRKGCRAAIVTIRRNQHSPLAGLKTMNYLENLLALAEARKKGAREALLLNLDGNLAEGSRSNLFLIQQDTLYTPDLASGPLPGLARARVLKLAAGLGLAVKEEPLKPEALLAAGEAFLTNSLMEILPLTWVDDRPVGNGRPGPVTALLQARYSEEKFRKHSC, from the coding sequence ATGCCTGCAGCAATCGTCTACTTTAACGGCTCTCTCCAGCCCCTGGCAGGAACGGCAATCAGCCCCGCCGATCCCGGTTTCCTGTACGGGGCGGGGTTATTTGAAACAATCCGCATCGAAAAGGGCAGGGCCCTTTTTCTCGCCGAACACCTTCAACGTCTTACCAGCAGTGCCCGGCGCCTGGGCTGGCCTGTACCCGAAACCTCCGGCCTCCCAGCAGCTATGCAGGCTACCATCGCCGCCAACCAGGTGACCACCGGCCGCGGCCGCCTGAACTTTTTCCAGGGCTGCCAGGGCTACAACCTGATGTTTACGGCCGAAAACGGCCTGCCCTATACACTGGAAGATTACCGCAAGGGCTGCCGGGCTGCCATAGTCACCATTCGCCGCAACCAGCACTCTCCCCTGGCCGGCCTCAAGACCATGAACTACCTGGAAAACCTCCTGGCCCTGGCCGAAGCCCGGAAGAAGGGTGCCCGGGAGGCCCTGCTTTTGAACCTTGACGGTAACCTGGCCGAAGGCAGCCGCAGCAACCTCTTTCTTATCCAGCAAGATACCCTTTATACTCCCGACCTGGCCAGCGGCCCCCTGCCCGGCCTGGCCCGGGCCCGGGTGCTAAAGCTTGCCGCCGGCCTGGGCCTGGCGGTGAAGGAAGAACCCTTAAAGCCCGAGGCTCTCCTGGCTGCCGGGGAGGCCTTCCTCACCAACAGCTTGATGGAGATCCTTCCCCTGACATGGGTGGACGACCGGCCCGTCGGCAACGGCCGGCCAGGCCCGGTGACAGCATTGCTCCAGGCCAGGTATAGTGAGGAAAAATTTAGAAAACATAGTTGTTAA
- the pabB gene encoding aminodeoxychorismate synthase component I gives MTTPLPIVTEVKAPPDPEALYAAITGGREHSFLLESALFHPRWGRYSFLGSDPFLVVKTRGYQARLSWPGQPVQTLTGNPWEIIRSLLARYNLPRREHPIPFTGGIVGYLAYDLGRYIEKLPSRAADDLPFPESYLAFYSTIVAIDHHEERVYVAASGFPATGPAAVKEALARIKEITARLQKVRPLPPPAGANGTRIPVNSLFTPESYCRAVTRAREYIAAGDIFEVNLSQRLQTELAVEPWELYRRLRRVNPAPFAAYLPLKEGTIASASPERFLRVSQGQVETRPIKGTRPRGRTPAEDAALRQELWNSAKDRAELVMIIDLERNDLGRVCQVGSVRVPELFVLEEYATVFHLVSTITGTLQPGRDMVDLWRATFPGGSITGAPKVRSMEIIEELEPVRRSVYTGAIGYLGFDGEADWNIVIRTFLLAGDRAYFQVGGAVTAESEPEREYQETLDKARGLIQALRL, from the coding sequence ATGACTACGCCATTACCCATTGTAACCGAAGTCAAAGCACCTCCAGACCCGGAGGCCCTTTATGCCGCCATCACCGGCGGCCGGGAACACAGCTTCCTGCTGGAAAGCGCCCTTTTTCACCCCCGCTGGGGCCGCTATTCCTTTTTAGGCAGCGACCCCTTCCTGGTAGTCAAGACCAGGGGCTACCAGGCCCGGCTCTCCTGGCCCGGTCAACCGGTGCAAACCCTTACCGGCAATCCCTGGGAAATCATCCGCTCCCTCCTGGCCCGCTACAACCTTCCCCGGCGAGAACACCCCATTCCTTTCACCGGTGGCATCGTCGGCTACCTGGCCTATGACCTGGGCCGTTATATCGAGAAACTACCGTCCCGGGCCGCCGATGACCTGCCCTTCCCGGAAAGTTACCTGGCTTTCTATAGTACCATCGTAGCCATCGATCATCACGAGGAAAGGGTCTACGTGGCTGCCAGCGGTTTTCCGGCTACCGGTCCTGCTGCCGTAAAAGAAGCCCTGGCCCGGATAAAGGAAATAACTGCGCGCCTGCAAAAGGTAAGACCCCTGCCGCCCCCGGCAGGGGCCAACGGCACCAGAATACCCGTTAATTCCCTCTTTACTCCCGAATCTTATTGCCGGGCCGTCACCAGGGCGAGGGAGTATATTGCCGCCGGGGATATTTTTGAAGTAAACTTATCCCAGCGCCTGCAGACAGAGCTTGCTGTAGAACCCTGGGAGCTTTACCGGCGCTTGCGGCGGGTTAACCCGGCTCCCTTTGCCGCCTACCTGCCCTTAAAAGAAGGCACCATCGCCAGCGCCTCGCCGGAAAGGTTTTTACGGGTCAGTCAAGGCCAGGTAGAAACGCGGCCCATTAAAGGCACCCGGCCCCGGGGCCGGACCCCGGCCGAAGATGCCGCCTTACGCCAGGAGTTATGGAACAGTGCCAAGGACCGGGCCGAACTGGTGATGATCATCGACCTGGAAAGGAACGACCTGGGCCGGGTCTGCCAGGTAGGGTCGGTGCGGGTGCCGGAGCTTTTTGTCCTGGAAGAATACGCCACCGTTTTCCACCTGGTAAGCACCATCACCGGCACCCTGCAGCCCGGCAGGGATATGGTGGACTTGTGGCGGGCCACCTTTCCCGGAGGTTCCATTACCGGGGCACCAAAAGTACGTTCCATGGAAATCATCGAAGAACTGGAGCCGGTAAGGCGCAGCGTCTATACCGGCGCCATCGGCTACCTGGGTTTTGACGGCGAAGCCGACTGGAATATCGTCATCCGCACCTTTCTCCTGGCCGGCGACCGGGCCTATTTCCAGGTCGGGGGCGCCGTCACGGCAGAATCAGAGCCAGAGCGGGAGTACCAGGAAACCCTGGACAAAGCCCGGGGGCTGATCCAGGCCCTGCGATTATGA
- a CDS encoding sigma 54-interacting transcriptional regulator has protein sequence MSLKVVVVSWGQLTNVVREIQGQVGGDVQIELVEGLFDQQTTLEMARQIEASGEVDVFVSGGGNARMLRENLTTPVVAVTVSGYDMLKTILQSRTGDETVYFVHFSEIIHELNDLKEVLPFPVYQVALKTLAEGEAFFNEISRQDRPVVIVGASLAWDLAQRHGLKAVYIYSPKAVLEALERAVELARVRRQEMEKTQRIQAILDFTCDGIIACDQGGIITAFNPAAEMITGISSQGAIGRPVQEVVPSLKLEELITSEQAAFNQLEKINDKEVMVNKVPVIVRGEPRGAVATLHDIVTIQKAEYQIRLKARREGLEAKTTFADIVGESLAIKKTIAQARQYARSEATVLIMGETGTGKELFAQAIHNASRRQGQPFVAINCAAVPENLLESELFGYEEGAFTGARKKGKPGLFELAHGGTIFLDEIGDISQAIQIKLLRVLQQREIMRVGGQHTIPIDVRVIAATNRDLLAAVREGTFRADLYYRLNVLPLYLPPLRERKEDIPALLRDMLFKANRTLARYAPVIAREILTHLPAYSWPGNVRELQNIAERIMALTLTGNPDEKQIKEVIDVVIKQSAYEEPFRIRPRDLSPRKGDLKKEIINMEKEVIMEALRQSQGNKTRAAELLGVSRSTLWRKLKE, from the coding sequence ATGTCCCTGAAAGTGGTGGTGGTAAGCTGGGGTCAATTAACAAACGTTGTCCGGGAAATACAAGGACAGGTTGGTGGTGATGTCCAGATTGAACTGGTAGAAGGTTTATTTGACCAGCAGACAACCCTGGAAATGGCCCGCCAGATTGAAGCCAGCGGTGAAGTAGATGTTTTTGTCAGCGGCGGCGGTAACGCCCGCATGCTTCGCGAAAATTTAACAACCCCGGTGGTGGCAGTGACGGTATCCGGTTATGACATGCTGAAAACAATCCTGCAAAGCCGTACCGGCGATGAAACGGTCTATTTTGTCCATTTTAGTGAAATAATTCATGAACTCAATGACTTGAAGGAGGTTTTACCTTTCCCGGTATATCAGGTAGCTCTTAAAACTCTTGCTGAAGGAGAAGCCTTTTTCAACGAAATCAGCCGCCAGGACCGCCCGGTAGTGATAGTTGGGGCCAGCCTGGCCTGGGATCTGGCCCAGCGTCACGGCTTGAAGGCAGTCTATATTTACTCGCCCAAAGCCGTTCTTGAAGCCCTGGAGAGAGCGGTGGAACTGGCCAGGGTGCGGCGCCAGGAAATGGAGAAAACCCAGCGCATCCAGGCCATCCTTGATTTTACCTGCGACGGGATTATCGCCTGCGACCAGGGAGGGATAATAACCGCCTTCAACCCTGCCGCCGAGATGATCACCGGCATCAGCTCCCAGGGAGCCATCGGCCGGCCGGTTCAGGAAGTAGTCCCATCTTTAAAGCTAGAAGAGCTCATTACCAGTGAGCAGGCTGCATTTAACCAGCTGGAAAAAATCAATGATAAGGAAGTCATGGTCAATAAAGTGCCGGTTATCGTCCGGGGCGAACCCAGGGGCGCGGTAGCCACCCTGCACGACATCGTAACGATACAGAAGGCGGAGTACCAGATTCGCCTCAAGGCCCGGCGGGAAGGGCTGGAGGCCAAGACGACCTTTGCAGATATAGTAGGTGAATCCCTGGCCATTAAGAAAACTATTGCCCAGGCCAGGCAATATGCCCGTTCCGAAGCTACGGTCCTCATCATGGGTGAGACCGGCACCGGCAAAGAGCTCTTTGCCCAGGCAATCCACAATGCCAGCCGGAGACAGGGACAGCCCTTTGTGGCCATTAACTGCGCTGCCGTACCTGAAAACCTTCTTGAAAGTGAGCTTTTTGGTTATGAAGAAGGAGCCTTTACCGGGGCCAGGAAAAAAGGCAAGCCAGGACTCTTTGAACTGGCTCACGGGGGTACAATATTCCTGGATGAGATTGGCGACATTTCCCAGGCGATCCAGATTAAATTACTGCGGGTGCTTCAACAGAGGGAAATTATGCGGGTCGGCGGCCAGCATACCATCCCCATTGATGTCCGCGTCATCGCCGCCACGAACCGCGATTTGCTGGCGGCAGTCCGGGAGGGGACCTTCCGGGCCGATTTGTATTATCGCTTGAATGTCCTGCCTCTCTATTTACCGCCCTTGAGGGAACGTAAGGAAGATATTCCGGCTCTGTTAAGGGATATGCTTTTTAAAGCCAACCGCACCCTGGCCCGTTACGCACCGGTAATTGCCCGGGAAATCTTGACCCATTTACCTGCCTACTCATGGCCCGGCAACGTGAGGGAATTGCAAAATATCGCGGAAAGAATTATGGCTCTGACCCTGACGGGCAATCCTGACGAAAAGCAGATTAAAGAAGTGATAGATGTAGTCATTAAGCAGAGTGCTTATGAAGAACCTTTTAGGATTAGACCCCGGGATTTAAGTCCCCGGAAGGGTGATCTCAAAAAAGAGATTATTAACATGGAAAAAGAAGTAATCATGGAAGCCCTTAGGCAGTCCCAGGGAAATAAAACCCGAGCGGCGGAATTGCTGGGGGTAAGCCGTTCGACTCTCTGGCGGAAGTTGAAGGAATAG
- a CDS encoding FAD-binding protein, whose protein sequence is MLNNILRTDIQLMGKTMAIDLLSNDDIVYGVTCAIGNEIINVHAKAVIMATGGLGRIYSETTNPKDITADGLAMAYRAGAQLTGIEFIQFYPYRLGYPKILDLNPAIFDDGAIFVNRDGKRFMEAFPRGEHENRDILAREMFKQKDVFLELKEMDTNSLVRYPELYRLIRRDSKQKLKMKVAAHFSMGGILADSIGRTTLQGLYACGECMGGLHGTNRLAGSALVECAVFGFRTGNAAAEYALKFSHKLPLKTPDRIDLPLLGLDNTQEIISSLRKTMWQYAGIIREAKGLKICKEKLSKLSDELSQIRPLYYRQWFELKNMLQIANLIVEAALLRKETRGSHYRIDFPDEELCVRKSIIERGKSIMFQE, encoded by the coding sequence ATATTAAACAATATTTTAAGAACCGATATCCAGTTAATGGGAAAAACGATGGCTATAGATTTATTGAGTAATGATGATATTGTATATGGTGTAACTTGTGCAATAGGCAATGAAATTATAAACGTACATGCTAAAGCTGTAATTATGGCTACAGGAGGCCTGGGTAGAATTTACTCTGAAACCACTAATCCAAAAGATATAACTGCCGATGGACTTGCTATGGCTTATAGGGCAGGAGCACAACTTACAGGTATTGAGTTCATTCAATTTTATCCTTATCGTTTAGGGTATCCTAAAATCCTTGATTTAAATCCTGCTATTTTCGATGATGGAGCCATTTTTGTTAATAGGGATGGTAAAAGGTTTATGGAAGCATTCCCGAGGGGTGAACATGAAAACCGAGATATTTTAGCAAGGGAAATGTTTAAGCAAAAAGATGTTTTTTTAGAGCTAAAAGAGATGGACACAAATAGCTTGGTAAGATATCCTGAGCTTTACCGTTTAATTAGAAGAGATAGTAAACAGAAGTTAAAAATGAAAGTAGCGGCACATTTTTCTATGGGTGGAATATTAGCTGATTCTATTGGTAGGACGACTTTACAAGGATTATATGCTTGTGGTGAATGTATGGGTGGGCTTCATGGTACTAATAGATTGGCAGGTTCAGCTTTAGTAGAATGTGCTGTATTTGGTTTTCGTACTGGTAATGCTGCTGCTGAATATGCATTAAAATTTAGTCATAAATTGCCACTTAAAACTCCAGATAGAATCGACTTGCCCTTACTTGGCTTAGATAATACGCAAGAAATTATTTCGAGTTTACGTAAAACAATGTGGCAATATGCAGGCATTATAAGGGAGGCTAAAGGACTAAAAATATGTAAAGAAAAATTATCAAAATTAAGCGATGAATTATCACAAATTAGACCACTATATTACCGCCAATGGTTTGAACTTAAAAATATGCTACAAATCGCAAACCTTATTGTCGAAGCAGCTCTTTTACGTAAAGAAACAAGAGGGAGCCATTATAGAATAGATTTTCCAGATGAGGAACTTTGTGTTCGAAAAAGCATCATTGAAAGGGGAAAAAGCATTATGTTTCAGGAATGA
- a CDS encoding amidohydrolase family protein codes for MSTVVIKNIGTIVSGDINQPLLEGNTILIKDGLIAAVGGEDILQGISPEVTIDAGGMTVTPGLIDSHVHPVLGDYTPRQKTSDYISGSLHGGVTTMISAGECHTPGRPKDPAGTKALAVLAHKSFANARPGGVKVHGGALILEPGLTEADFAELAAAGVWLVGEIGLGGVKTAEQAAPMVEWAHKYGFKVAMHTGGTSIPGSSTVTAAQVMATKPDVVSHLNGGPTAIPEEEVIKIIDETDFAVEMVQCGNFRIADLMAKRLKERNELHRLIMGNDSPSGSGIIPLGILRNIAFLASVSGIPAAEAVAAATGNTARVYGLNTGIIAPGKEADLVLMDAPLGSVGEDALGALAAGDLPGIALVLVDGEIKAEKSRNTPPATRKVSIIK; via the coding sequence ATGAGTACGGTAGTTATAAAAAACATCGGTACCATTGTCAGCGGTGACATCAACCAACCCCTGCTGGAGGGTAACACCATTCTTATAAAAGACGGCCTGATTGCCGCTGTGGGTGGCGAGGACATCCTCCAGGGAATAAGCCCGGAGGTGACAATCGACGCCGGCGGGATGACCGTGACGCCAGGACTGATTGACTCCCACGTTCACCCGGTCCTGGGGGATTACACGCCCCGGCAAAAAACCTCCGATTATATTTCCGGCTCTTTGCACGGCGGCGTGACCACCATGATTTCGGCCGGTGAATGCCATACCCCGGGACGGCCTAAAGACCCGGCCGGTACCAAAGCCCTGGCTGTTTTAGCCCACAAATCCTTTGCCAACGCCCGGCCGGGAGGAGTAAAAGTCCACGGCGGCGCCCTCATTCTGGAACCGGGTTTGACGGAAGCCGACTTTGCCGAGCTGGCAGCGGCAGGTGTCTGGCTGGTAGGGGAGATCGGCCTGGGCGGCGTCAAGACGGCGGAACAGGCGGCGCCCATGGTGGAGTGGGCTCATAAATACGGCTTTAAAGTAGCCATGCACACCGGCGGCACTTCCATCCCCGGGAGCTCGACGGTCACCGCGGCCCAGGTCATGGCCACCAAACCGGATGTCGTTTCCCACCTCAACGGCGGCCCCACAGCCATCCCGGAGGAAGAGGTAATCAAAATCATCGATGAGACGGATTTTGCGGTGGAAATGGTCCAGTGCGGCAACTTCCGCATCGCCGACCTGATGGCTAAAAGGTTGAAGGAACGCAACGAGCTGCACCGCCTGATCATGGGCAACGATTCACCATCCGGCAGCGGCATTATTCCCCTGGGTATCTTGAGGAATATCGCCTTCCTGGCCTCGGTATCCGGGATACCGGCTGCCGAGGCAGTAGCGGCGGCTACGGGTAATACAGCCCGCGTCTACGGCCTCAACACCGGTATTATCGCTCCGGGGAAAGAAGCCGACCTGGTCCTCATGGACGCTCCCCTTGGTTCGGTGGGAGAGGATGCCCTGGGTGCCCTGGCTGCCGGCGACCTGCCCGGCATAGCCCTGGTCCTGGTTGACGGGGAAATCAAGGCTGAAAAGAGCCGGAACACGCCGCCGGCTACCAGAAAGGTAAGTATTATAAAATAA